Proteins found in one Nocardia brasiliensis ATCC 700358 genomic segment:
- a CDS encoding coenzyme F420-0:L-glutamate ligase, translating into MTEANTVTDHAAGELRILPITGLPEFRPGDDLAEHIAARASWLADGDVLVVTSKIVAKAEGRIVEAPLDPEERDAARRALVEQEAVRVLARKGRTLITENKLGIVQAASGIDGSNVEQGELVLLPADPDASARVLRAELAQRLGVQVAVVITDTMGRAWRSGQIDTAIGSAGLRVLHDYAGAVDGQGNELQVTQVAVADELAAAADLVKGKLGGVPVAVVRGLPITDDGSTAADLLRGGTDDLFWLGTAEAIERGRREAVLLRRSVRQFADAPVDPDRVRAAVSVALTAPAPHHTRPVRFVWLRDAQLRTRLLDAMADKWRADLTGDGLPPDRVERRIARGDILRGAPEVIIPFCVPDGAHDYPDERRRANERTMFTVAVGAAVQGLLVALATEGLGSCWIGSTIFAPELTREVLGLADDWNPLGAIAVGHPLEELTPRPVRGNDFGLVEL; encoded by the coding sequence GTGACCGAGGCGAACACCGTGACCGACCACGCGGCCGGGGAACTGCGCATCCTGCCGATCACCGGCCTGCCCGAGTTCCGCCCCGGCGACGATCTGGCCGAGCACATCGCCGCTCGCGCGTCGTGGCTGGCCGACGGCGACGTGCTGGTGGTCACCAGCAAGATCGTCGCCAAGGCCGAGGGCCGCATCGTCGAGGCGCCGCTCGATCCGGAGGAGCGCGACGCCGCCCGCCGCGCCTTGGTCGAACAGGAGGCGGTGCGGGTGCTCGCGCGCAAGGGCCGCACGCTGATCACCGAGAACAAGCTGGGCATCGTGCAGGCCGCCTCCGGCATCGACGGCTCCAATGTGGAACAGGGCGAATTGGTCCTGCTGCCCGCCGATCCCGACGCGAGCGCGCGGGTGCTGCGCGCCGAGCTGGCGCAACGGCTCGGCGTGCAGGTGGCCGTGGTCATCACCGACACCATGGGCCGGGCCTGGCGCAGCGGGCAGATCGATACCGCGATCGGCTCCGCCGGGCTGCGGGTGCTGCACGACTACGCGGGCGCCGTCGACGGGCAGGGCAACGAACTCCAGGTGACCCAGGTCGCCGTCGCCGACGAACTCGCCGCCGCGGCCGACCTGGTGAAGGGCAAGCTCGGCGGAGTGCCGGTCGCGGTCGTGCGCGGGTTACCGATCACCGACGACGGTTCGACCGCCGCCGACCTGCTGCGCGGCGGCACCGACGACCTGTTCTGGCTCGGCACCGCCGAGGCGATCGAGCGGGGTCGCCGCGAGGCGGTGCTGCTGCGCCGCTCGGTCCGGCAGTTCGCCGACGCGCCGGTCGATCCGGACCGGGTACGCGCCGCGGTGTCCGTCGCGCTCACCGCGCCCGCCCCGCACCACACCCGGCCGGTGCGGTTCGTCTGGCTGCGCGATGCGCAGCTGCGGACGCGGCTGCTCGACGCGATGGCGGACAAGTGGCGGGCCGACCTCACCGGCGACGGGCTGCCCCCGGACCGGGTGGAGCGCCGGATCGCGCGCGGCGACATCCTGCGCGGTGCGCCCGAGGTCATCATTCCGTTCTGCGTGCCCGACGGCGCGCACGACTATCCGGACGAACGGCGCCGGGCCAACGAGCGCACCATGTTCACGGTCGCGGTCGGCGCCGCGGTGCAGGGCCTGCTCGTCGCGTTGGCCACCGAGGGGCTCGGCAGCTGCTGGATCGGCTCGACGATCTTCGCCCCGGAGCTCACCCGGGAGGTGCTCGGACTGGCGGACGACTGGAACCCGTTGGGCGCCATCGCCGTCGGTCACCCGCTCGAGGAGCTGACGCCTCGCCCGGTGCGCGGCAACGATTTCGGGCTGGTCGAGCTGTGA
- the cofD gene encoding 2-phospho-L-lactate transferase — MTVHQADAEPVTGPRIAVLVGGVGGARFLQGVRELLPEADVSAIVNVGDDVWMHGLRICPDLDTCMYTLGGGIDTERGWGRVGETWHAKEELAKYHAQPDWFGLGDRDIATHLVRTEMLRAGYPLSAVTEALCNRWQPGVKLIPATDDRCETHVVVSDPDNPGERRAIHFQEWWVRYRANIETHGFATIGAEESKPAPNVTEIIESADVVLLAPSNPVVSIGAILAVPGIRGALRTTTAKVIGVSGVIDGKPLRGMADECLSVIGVATTAEAIGRYYGARSATGILDGWLIHSTDTADVPGVEVRSVPLLMTDPPTTAEMVREALDLAGVKP; from the coding sequence GTGACTGTTCATCAAGCGGATGCCGAGCCCGTAACCGGGCCGCGGATTGCCGTTCTCGTCGGTGGTGTCGGTGGTGCGCGTTTCCTCCAAGGGGTCCGGGAACTGCTGCCCGAGGCCGATGTCTCCGCGATCGTGAATGTCGGTGACGACGTCTGGATGCACGGCCTTCGGATCTGCCCCGACCTCGATACCTGCATGTACACCCTGGGTGGCGGCATCGATACCGAACGCGGCTGGGGCCGGGTCGGCGAAACCTGGCACGCCAAGGAAGAGCTGGCGAAATACCACGCGCAGCCGGACTGGTTCGGACTCGGGGATCGCGATATCGCCACCCATCTGGTGCGCACCGAGATGCTGCGCGCGGGGTACCCGCTCTCCGCGGTCACCGAGGCGCTCTGCAACCGGTGGCAGCCGGGCGTGAAACTGATCCCGGCGACCGACGATCGGTGTGAAACGCACGTGGTTGTGAGTGACCCGGACAACCCTGGCGAACGTCGCGCGATCCATTTCCAGGAGTGGTGGGTTCGGTACCGCGCGAACATCGAGACCCATGGATTCGCCACAATCGGGGCCGAGGAGTCCAAACCGGCGCCGAATGTGACCGAGATCATAGAGTCCGCGGATGTGGTCTTGCTCGCTCCGTCGAACCCGGTGGTGAGCATCGGCGCCATCCTCGCGGTGCCCGGTATTCGCGGCGCGCTGCGCACCACCACCGCCAAGGTGATCGGCGTGTCCGGCGTGATCGACGGAAAGCCGTTGCGCGGGATGGCGGACGAATGCCTGTCCGTGATCGGGGTGGCGACCACCGCGGAGGCGATCGGCCGTTACTACGGGGCCCGCTCGGCCACCGGCATCCTGGACGGCTGGCTGATCCACTCCACCGACACCGCCGACGTGCCCGGTGTCGAGGTACGCAGCGTGCCGCTGCTGATGACCGATCCGCCCACCACCGCGGAGATGGTGCGCGAGGCGCTCGACCTGGCGGGAGTGAAACCGTGA
- a CDS encoding WhiB family transcriptional regulator, producing the protein MFESIEEQWQERALCAQTDPEAFFPEKGGSTREAKRICMGCEVRDECLEYALAHDERFGIWGGLSERERRRLKRGIG; encoded by the coding sequence ATGTTCGAATCCATCGAAGAGCAGTGGCAAGAGCGCGCCCTGTGCGCACAGACCGATCCGGAGGCGTTCTTCCCAGAGAAGGGCGGCTCGACTCGCGAGGCGAAGCGGATCTGCATGGGCTGCGAAGTACGTGACGAGTGCCTGGAATACGCACTCGCCCACGATGAGCGTTTCGGTATCTGGGGCGGACTCTCCGAGCGGGAGCGCCGTCGCCTGAAGCGCGGCATCGGCTAG
- a CDS encoding metallopeptidase family protein has protein sequence MARSRNRRPPTARSVIRRGRGVRGPMLPPTVPAWRTRGQKFDRLVLEAFAPLDTRWHDRLTKLDIAVDDVPKIRPLHPDSVTWPDEVVADGPVPLSRLIPAGVDRHGAATRARVVLFRKPLELRASDPDDLVDLLREVLVQQIATYLGVDPDVIDPEPE, from the coding sequence ATGGCACGTTCCCGGAATCGTCGTCCGCCGACCGCACGGTCGGTCATCCGCCGTGGTCGCGGGGTACGCGGACCGATGCTGCCGCCCACCGTGCCCGCCTGGCGCACCCGGGGCCAGAAATTCGACCGGCTGGTGCTCGAGGCGTTCGCACCGCTGGACACGCGCTGGCACGACCGGCTCACCAAGCTCGATATCGCCGTCGACGACGTGCCGAAAATCCGTCCGCTGCACCCCGATTCGGTCACCTGGCCGGACGAGGTGGTCGCCGACGGACCGGTGCCGCTGTCCCGGCTCATCCCGGCCGGTGTCGACCGGCACGGCGCGGCCACCCGCGCGCGGGTGGTGCTGTTCCGCAAACCGCTCGAACTGCGCGCCAGCGACCCCGACGACCTGGTCGATCTGCTGCGCGAGGTGCTGGTCCAGCAGATCGCCACCTACCTCGGCGTGGACCCGGACGTGATCGATCCGGAACCCGAGTAG
- a CDS encoding DUF3499 domain-containing protein translates to MRRCCRPGCKNPAVATLTYVYSDSTAVVGPLATVAEPHSWDLCETHGSRITAPKGWEMVRHEGGFSSSTPDDDDLTALAEAVREAGLRRRPPEPDQRGYRDYAPPPQRTTRTGRRGHLRVLPDPPS, encoded by the coding sequence ATGCGTCGTTGCTGCCGTCCAGGTTGCAAGAATCCGGCCGTCGCGACGCTCACCTATGTGTACTCGGACTCGACGGCCGTGGTCGGACCGCTCGCCACCGTAGCCGAACCGCACTCCTGGGATCTCTGCGAAACCCACGGCTCCCGGATCACCGCCCCGAAGGGCTGGGAGATGGTCCGGCACGAGGGCGGATTCTCCTCCAGCACACCGGATGACGACGATCTGACCGCACTCGCCGAGGCCGTTCGCGAAGCCGGCCTGCGCCGCCGCCCGCCGGAACCGGATCAGCGCGGCTACCGCGACTACGCGCCGCCGCCGCAGCGCACCACCCGCACCGGTCGCCGGGGCCACCTCCGGGTACTGCCCGACCCGCCGTCCTGA
- a CDS encoding phosphomannomutase/phosphoglucomutase has protein sequence MTVARSAEFVNAVIKAYDVRGVVGEQIDAEFVRDIGASFARLMRAEGAQRAVIGHDMRESSPGLSQAFADGVLAQGLDVVHIGLASTDQLYFASGRLDCPGAMFTASHNPARYNGIKMCRAKALPVGQDTGLATIKDEVAAGVPAYDGPHGTETKVDLLDDYAAFLRGLVDLGAVRPLTIAVDAGNGMGGHTVPAVFRTLPQVTIVPLYFELDGSFPNHEANPLDPKNLVDLQDLVVKSGADIGLAFDGDADRCFVVDEQGDPVSPSAITALVAERELAKEPGGVIIHNLITSRAVPELVTELGGTPVRTRVGHSFIKQQMASTGAVFGGEHSAHYYFRDFWGADSGMLAALHVLAALGEKDRPVSELMAAYETYAASGEINSTVADAQERTLAVVEAFASRTVSVDRLDGVTVQLADDAWFNLRASNTEPLLRLNVEARSPEEVDALVTEILRIVRS, from the coding sequence ATGACTGTCGCCCGCTCTGCCGAGTTCGTCAACGCGGTGATCAAGGCATACGACGTTCGCGGTGTGGTCGGCGAACAGATCGATGCCGAATTCGTCAGGGACATCGGCGCTTCGTTCGCCAGGCTGATGCGCGCGGAAGGTGCGCAACGGGCCGTCATCGGCCACGACATGCGCGAATCCTCCCCCGGGCTGTCGCAGGCCTTCGCCGACGGCGTGCTCGCCCAGGGCCTCGATGTGGTGCACATCGGACTGGCCTCCACCGATCAGCTGTACTTCGCCTCCGGCCGGCTGGACTGCCCCGGCGCCATGTTCACCGCGAGCCACAACCCGGCCCGCTACAACGGCATCAAGATGTGCCGCGCCAAAGCCCTTCCGGTAGGCCAGGACACGGGCCTGGCCACGATCAAGGACGAGGTCGCGGCGGGCGTGCCCGCCTATGACGGCCCGCACGGCACCGAGACGAAGGTCGATCTGCTCGACGACTACGCGGCGTTCCTGCGCGGCCTGGTCGATCTCGGCGCGGTCCGCCCGCTCACCATCGCGGTGGACGCGGGCAACGGCATGGGCGGGCACACGGTGCCCGCGGTGTTCCGCACGCTGCCGCAGGTGACGATCGTCCCGCTGTACTTCGAACTGGACGGGTCCTTCCCGAACCACGAGGCCAATCCGCTCGACCCCAAGAACCTGGTCGATCTGCAGGATCTGGTGGTCAAGTCGGGCGCCGACATCGGCCTCGCCTTCGACGGCGACGCGGACCGCTGCTTCGTGGTGGACGAACAGGGCGACCCGGTCTCGCCGTCGGCGATCACCGCGCTGGTCGCCGAGCGCGAACTGGCCAAGGAGCCGGGCGGGGTCATCATCCACAACCTGATCACCTCGCGCGCGGTGCCCGAACTGGTCACCGAACTCGGTGGCACCCCGGTGCGCACCCGGGTCGGCCACTCGTTCATCAAGCAGCAGATGGCCTCGACCGGCGCGGTGTTCGGCGGCGAACATTCCGCGCACTACTACTTCCGCGACTTCTGGGGCGCCGACTCCGGCATGCTCGCCGCGCTGCATGTGCTCGCCGCGCTCGGCGAAAAGGACCGGCCGGTATCGGAACTGATGGCGGCCTACGAAACGTATGCGGCCTCCGGGGAGATCAACTCCACAGTGGCGGACGCGCAGGAACGGACCTTGGCGGTGGTCGAGGCTTTCGCGAGCCGGACGGTCTCGGTGGACCGGCTCGACGGGGTCACCGTGCAACTGGCCGACGACGCCTGGTTCAATCTGCGCGCGTCCAACACCGAGCCGCTGCTGCGGCTCAACGTCGAGGCCAGATCGCCGGAGGAAGTAGACGCACTCGTGACCGAGATCCTGCGCATCGTCCGGTCCTGA
- the manA gene encoding mannose-6-phosphate isomerase, class I, translating into MHELVGALRSYAWGSRTALAQLCGRPVPSAHPEAELWFGAHPADPAHVRIADHTTSLLDFVAADPIRELGPAAAEFGGKLPFLLKILAAEEPLSLQAHPSAAQARAGFERENRTNVALDSPMRNYRDDNHKPELVVALDRFEALAGFRNPRRTVELLRALQVPGLESYANLLAAQPDSDGLRTLFTTWITLPQPVLATLLPAVLDGCVRYLSGKGKREFTAEARTALELAEAYPGDAGVLAALLLNRLTLEPGQGLFLAAGNLHAYLRGLGVEIMANSDNVLRGGLTPKHVDVPELLRVLDFEPIDLPVVLPEPAGDGSVRYATPAPEFALRRFDLVAGSGQVPLTAAGPGIVLCTAGSVRLLQGTTELALQRGAAAWISATDTDIRAQAPDGDAQLFCACVGGVGAAGLPATLTGTDQHRG; encoded by the coding sequence GTGCACGAACTCGTTGGTGCGCTGCGCTCGTACGCCTGGGGCTCGCGCACCGCGCTCGCTCAGTTGTGCGGCCGACCGGTACCGTCCGCCCACCCCGAAGCCGAACTCTGGTTCGGCGCGCATCCCGCCGATCCCGCGCACGTCCGAATCGCGGACCACACCACCTCGCTGCTGGACTTCGTCGCGGCCGACCCGATCCGCGAACTCGGCCCGGCCGCCGCGGAATTCGGCGGCAAGCTGCCGTTCCTGCTCAAGATCCTGGCCGCCGAGGAGCCGCTCTCGCTGCAGGCGCATCCGAGTGCGGCGCAGGCGCGCGCGGGCTTCGAACGGGAGAACCGGACCAACGTGGCGCTGGACTCCCCGATGCGCAACTACCGCGACGACAACCACAAGCCCGAACTGGTGGTGGCGCTGGACCGGTTCGAGGCGCTGGCCGGTTTCCGCAACCCGCGCCGCACCGTGGAGCTGCTGCGCGCGCTGCAGGTGCCGGGCCTGGAGTCGTACGCGAACCTGCTTGCCGCGCAACCGGACTCGGACGGTCTGCGCACCCTGTTCACCACCTGGATCACGCTGCCGCAGCCGGTGCTGGCCACCCTGCTGCCCGCGGTGCTGGACGGCTGCGTGCGGTACCTGTCCGGAAAAGGCAAGCGCGAGTTCACCGCCGAGGCCCGCACCGCCCTGGAGCTGGCCGAGGCCTACCCCGGTGACGCGGGCGTGCTCGCGGCGCTGCTGTTGAACCGGCTGACCCTGGAGCCGGGGCAGGGCCTGTTCCTCGCCGCCGGCAACCTGCACGCCTACCTGCGCGGGCTCGGCGTGGAGATCATGGCCAACTCCGACAACGTGCTGCGCGGCGGGCTCACCCCCAAGCATGTCGATGTGCCGGAACTGTTGCGGGTGCTGGATTTCGAGCCGATCGATCTGCCGGTCGTGCTGCCCGAGCCCGCCGGTGACGGCTCGGTGCGCTACGCGACGCCGGCACCGGAATTCGCGCTGCGCCGCTTCGATCTCGTCGCCGGTTCCGGCCAGGTGCCGCTCACCGCGGCCGGTCCCGGCATCGTGCTGTGCACCGCGGGTTCGGTCCGCTTGCTACAGGGCACCACCGAATTGGCGTTGCAGCGCGGTGCCGCGGCGTGGATCTCGGCCACCGACACCGACATTCGCGCCCAGGCGCCCGACGGCGACGCGCAGCTGTTCTGCGCGTGCGTCGGCGGGGTGGGCGCCGCGGGTCTGCCCGCCACCCTGACCGGGACCGATCAGCACCGCGGATAA
- a CDS encoding cation diffusion facilitator family transporter — translation MSAGGGKKAILAALTANAGIAVAKFIGAAITGSASMLAEAVHSVADTSNQGLLLLGQRRAAQEADDLHPFGYGRNRYFYSFIVALVLFTIGSIYAVYEGIHKIQHPEDLTSPIVAIVILLIAIGLETYSFTTAIRESKPLKGGASWWRFIRTSRSPELPVVLLEDTGALVGLIFAFIGVGLTMVTGNPVWDGIGTLAIGLLLGVIAVILIIEMQSLLIGEGATPEEDRLIRENLVDGTRIDRVIHLKSQYLGPEELLVAAKIGAAPGLDVAQLAAAIDDAEARVRAAVPAARVMYLEPDLYRT, via the coding sequence ATGTCGGCTGGTGGTGGCAAGAAGGCGATCCTCGCCGCGTTGACGGCGAACGCGGGCATCGCCGTCGCGAAGTTCATCGGTGCGGCGATCACCGGTTCCGCGTCGATGCTCGCCGAGGCGGTGCACTCAGTGGCCGACACGTCCAACCAGGGCCTGCTGCTGCTCGGCCAGCGGCGCGCCGCGCAGGAAGCCGACGATCTGCATCCGTTCGGTTACGGCCGCAACCGCTACTTCTACTCGTTCATCGTGGCGCTGGTGCTGTTCACCATCGGCTCCATCTACGCCGTCTACGAGGGCATCCACAAGATCCAGCATCCGGAAGATCTGACCTCGCCGATCGTCGCGATCGTCATCCTGCTGATCGCCATCGGCCTGGAGACCTACAGCTTCACGACCGCGATCCGGGAATCCAAGCCGCTCAAGGGCGGTGCCAGCTGGTGGCGGTTCATCCGCACGTCGCGCAGCCCGGAACTGCCGGTGGTGCTGCTGGAGGACACCGGCGCGCTGGTCGGCCTGATCTTCGCGTTCATCGGCGTCGGGCTGACGATGGTCACCGGCAACCCCGTCTGGGATGGCATCGGCACGCTGGCCATCGGCCTGCTGCTCGGCGTCATCGCCGTCATCCTGATCATCGAGATGCAGAGCCTGCTCATCGGTGAGGGGGCCACGCCGGAGGAAGACCGGCTGATCCGGGAGAACCTCGTCGACGGCACCCGCATCGACCGCGTGATCCACCTCAAGTCCCAATACCTCGGCCCCGAAGAGCTTTTGGTCGCCGCCAAGATCGGTGCGGCGCCCGGCCTCGATGTCGCCCAGCTCGCCGCGGCCATCGACGACGCGGAGGCCCGGGTCCGCGCCGCGGTGCCCGCCGCCCGCGTCATGTACCTCGAACCGGACCTGTACCGCACGTAG
- a CDS encoding phytoene desaturase family protein produces MPDVVVVGSGPNGLAAAVILAKAGLAVEVYEAEDVAGGGSRTAELTLPGFWHDICAGAHPMALASPFFRAFDLAAHGVELLVPEASYAHPMDGGTAGIAWRDLDRTAAGLGRDGRTWRKLFGPLVENWDSVVDLAMSDLRRLPKDLATATRFGLRTLEQGTPLWNIRFHEETAAALLTGVATHAITPPRAIPAAGAGLMLGTLAHAGGWAIPRGGSQAIPDALSAELERLGGRVHTKTRIDSLGEFDSARAVLLDLAPAELIRLAGHRLPDSYVQRLNKFRYGGAACKVDFALSGPVPWQAEGMAQAGTAHLIGTRAEAMAAERAVAAGQHAARPYVLSIQPGVVDPSRAPAGQHTFYTYAHVPNGSTRDVSETVIAQVERFAPGFRDLILAKHVYTAAEMPSHNANYVGGDISAGAMTLRQFAFRPIAGWNPYATPLPGVYLCSGSTPPGPGVHGMSGVHAARHALRQRFGITTDPLDLLRAQPA; encoded by the coding sequence ATGCCTGATGTTGTGGTAGTCGGCTCCGGACCCAACGGACTCGCCGCCGCGGTGATCCTGGCGAAAGCCGGGCTCGCGGTGGAGGTGTACGAGGCGGAGGACGTCGCGGGCGGCGGATCGCGTACGGCGGAACTGACCCTGCCGGGCTTCTGGCACGACATCTGCGCCGGCGCGCATCCGATGGCCTTGGCGTCACCGTTCTTTCGCGCGTTCGATCTCGCGGCGCACGGCGTCGAACTGCTCGTCCCGGAGGCGTCCTACGCGCACCCCATGGACGGCGGCACGGCGGGCATCGCGTGGCGCGATCTCGACCGCACCGCCGCGGGCCTGGGCCGGGACGGGCGGACCTGGCGAAAACTGTTCGGGCCCTTGGTCGAGAACTGGGACTCGGTCGTCGACCTGGCGATGTCGGACCTGCGCCGGCTGCCGAAGGATCTGGCGACCGCGACGCGTTTCGGCCTGCGCACCCTCGAACAGGGAACGCCGTTGTGGAACATCAGGTTTCACGAGGAGACCGCCGCCGCGCTGCTCACCGGCGTGGCCACGCACGCCATCACGCCGCCGCGCGCCATCCCCGCCGCGGGCGCCGGGCTGATGCTCGGCACGTTGGCGCACGCCGGTGGCTGGGCCATCCCGCGCGGCGGTAGCCAGGCGATTCCGGACGCGCTCAGCGCCGAACTGGAACGCCTCGGCGGCCGGGTGCACACCAAGACCCGGATCGATTCGCTCGGCGAGTTCGACAGCGCCCGCGCCGTGCTGCTCGACCTCGCACCCGCCGAGCTGATCCGGCTCGCGGGGCATCGCCTGCCGGACAGCTATGTGCAGCGGCTGAACAAGTTTCGCTACGGTGGCGCCGCGTGCAAAGTCGACTTCGCGCTCTCCGGGCCGGTGCCCTGGCAGGCGGAGGGGATGGCGCAGGCGGGCACCGCGCACCTGATCGGCACGCGGGCCGAGGCGATGGCCGCCGAGCGCGCGGTGGCCGCCGGGCAGCACGCGGCACGGCCCTATGTGCTGTCCATCCAGCCCGGCGTGGTCGATCCGTCCCGCGCTCCCGCCGGACAGCACACCTTCTACACCTACGCGCACGTGCCGAACGGGTCCACGCGCGACGTCAGCGAGACGGTGATCGCGCAGGTCGAACGCTTCGCACCCGGCTTCCGCGACTTGATCCTGGCCAAGCACGTCTACACGGCGGCCGAGATGCCCTCGCACAATGCGAATTACGTCGGCGGCGATATCTCGGCGGGCGCGATGACGCTGCGCCAGTTCGCCTTCCGTCCGATCGCCGGCTGGAACCCTTACGCGACACCGCTGCCCGGCGTCTACCTGTGTTCCGGGTCGACCCCGCCCGGCCCCGGCGTGCACGGCATGTCCGGTGTGCACGCCGCCCGGCACGCGCTGCGGCAGCGCTTCGGCATCACCACCGACCCACTGGACCTGCTCCGCGCGCAGCCGGCCTGA
- a CDS encoding TetR/AcrR family transcriptional regulator, with protein MSPQTRKERERAERHQRIIDTARELAETQGWEAVTVRRLAERIEYSQPVLYSHFAGKSAIVAAVAEQGIIDLTGEMRRAHAAAADPADAMARVARAYLDFAAAHPARYDAMFSMNIDLVFGLDAPQPLKDAFAELEAMFRPFVDEAELGARTEVAWSAIHGLATLDRGHRLRPELRDQRLEILVAEWLSAVGADSA; from the coding sequence GTGAGCCCCCAGACGCGCAAGGAACGTGAACGAGCCGAACGCCATCAGCGGATCATCGACACCGCGCGCGAGCTGGCGGAAACGCAGGGCTGGGAGGCGGTGACGGTGCGCAGGCTGGCCGAACGCATCGAATACAGCCAGCCCGTGCTGTACAGCCACTTCGCGGGTAAATCGGCGATCGTGGCCGCGGTCGCCGAGCAGGGCATCATCGACCTCACCGGCGAGATGCGCCGGGCCCACGCCGCCGCCGCGGATCCCGCCGACGCGATGGCCCGGGTGGCCCGCGCGTACCTGGATTTCGCGGCCGCCCACCCGGCCCGCTACGACGCGATGTTCTCGATGAACATCGATCTGGTCTTCGGCCTGGACGCCCCGCAGCCGCTCAAAGACGCGTTCGCCGAACTGGAGGCGATGTTCCGCCCGTTCGTCGACGAAGCCGAACTCGGTGCCCGTACCGAGGTGGCCTGGAGCGCGATCCACGGTTTGGCGACCCTGGACCGCGGTCACCGGCTGCGGCCGGAGCTGCGTGATCAGCGGCTCGAGATCCTCGTCGCCGAATGGCTGAGCGCGGTGGGCGCCGATTCGGCGTAG
- a CDS encoding DUF4267 domain-containing protein, which produces MTLSRIATAFSLAGAAFILYIGISYLFTPDVIAPGFGLPAWPDGTEAAFLNLKGVRDTVFGVLILVLLAMKQRYALGIVTLVVALVPVGDMLTVLNWHGSTAVAFGIHGLTAAFVAGTGALLLREHQLARRTAPARALVNA; this is translated from the coding sequence ATGACCCTCTCCCGCATCGCCACCGCCTTCTCGCTCGCCGGCGCGGCGTTCATCCTCTACATCGGGATCAGCTACCTGTTCACGCCCGACGTCATCGCCCCCGGCTTCGGCCTGCCCGCCTGGCCCGACGGCACGGAGGCCGCGTTCCTGAACCTGAAAGGCGTGCGCGACACCGTGTTCGGCGTGCTCATCCTGGTGCTGCTCGCGATGAAGCAGCGCTACGCGCTCGGCATCGTCACGCTGGTCGTCGCTCTCGTCCCGGTCGGCGACATGCTCACCGTGCTCAACTGGCACGGCTCCACGGCCGTCGCCTTCGGCATCCACGGTCTCACCGCGGCCTTCGTCGCCGGCACCGGCGCGCTGCTGCTGCGTGAGCACCAGCTCGCGCGCCGCACGGCCCCGGCGCGCGCACTCGTCAACGCCTGA
- a CDS encoding DUF4287 domain-containing protein yields the protein MATKPHGPASYFPSIEAKYGRTIDEWLSAMRDSGITAHKALVEWLKSEHAMGHGHATALAQYHLNPAKWAS from the coding sequence ATGGCAACCAAGCCGCACGGACCCGCGTCCTACTTCCCCTCGATCGAAGCCAAGTACGGCCGCACCATCGACGAGTGGCTGAGCGCCATGCGCGATTCCGGCATCACCGCGCACAAGGCCCTGGTCGAATGGCTGAAGTCGGAGCACGCCATGGGTCACGGCCACGCCACCGCGCTCGCCCAGTACCACCTCAACCCGGCGAAGTGGGCCTCCTGA